From Salinirubellus salinus, the proteins below share one genomic window:
- a CDS encoding glycosyltransferase family 4 protein, with translation MTDGRRLVVVSQHFPPDNSGHASRVGDTTTYLAEAGWDVEVLAPPPSFPHGEHERRWYRTERDSHGDVGVRRLWAWQPAEADPSTLSRLAYYLTFAVHAALWLALNFRRYDVVLTTDPPIFTGLAGFVPSWFGRKWVVEVRDLWIDASVSLGFLREGSVFERLSRAFQRATLHRADLVGVTTETLGERLAETYGEGLAAKTRVVPNGADVARLGTPTEPRPHDDGSRPTLVYVGNIGHAQDLESCIRAMAHLEHDAVLRLVGGGDAVPHLREVVAETGLEDRVEFVGQVPREAVPDIVRSADVGLAPLVKDEGLAYAMPTKVYEYLGCARPAVVTGCGELERFVEASGGGLLAENTPEDIARAVDELLGDHERRVRMGREGYAYVWEHYDRRNIALNFDRHLSALVGVEPSAPVSERSAPEVLPAATADETATESTASELRAR, from the coding sequence ATGACCGACGGCCGCCGGCTGGTCGTCGTCTCGCAGCACTTCCCTCCGGACAACAGCGGCCACGCCTCCCGCGTCGGCGACACGACGACGTATCTGGCCGAGGCTGGCTGGGACGTGGAGGTACTGGCACCGCCGCCGAGTTTCCCACACGGCGAGCACGAGCGCCGCTGGTACCGGACCGAACGCGACAGCCACGGCGACGTCGGCGTCCGACGGCTCTGGGCGTGGCAACCGGCCGAGGCCGACCCGTCGACGCTGTCGCGGCTGGCCTACTACCTCACGTTCGCCGTCCACGCGGCGCTCTGGCTCGCGCTCAACTTCCGCCGGTACGACGTGGTGCTGACGACCGACCCGCCCATCTTCACCGGGCTGGCGGGGTTCGTCCCCTCGTGGTTCGGCCGCAAGTGGGTCGTCGAGGTGCGCGACCTCTGGATCGACGCCTCCGTCTCGCTGGGGTTCCTCCGCGAGGGGAGCGTCTTCGAGCGGCTGAGCCGCGCCTTCCAGCGGGCGACGCTCCACCGCGCCGACCTCGTCGGGGTGACGACCGAGACGCTCGGTGAACGGCTGGCCGAGACGTACGGCGAGGGACTGGCGGCGAAGACCCGCGTCGTCCCGAACGGTGCCGACGTCGCCCGCCTCGGGACGCCGACCGAGCCGCGCCCCCACGACGACGGCTCGCGGCCGACCCTCGTCTACGTCGGCAACATCGGCCACGCGCAGGACCTCGAGTCGTGCATCAGGGCGATGGCCCACCTCGAACACGACGCCGTCCTGCGGCTGGTCGGCGGCGGCGACGCGGTCCCGCACCTCCGCGAGGTGGTCGCCGAGACGGGGCTCGAGGACCGCGTGGAGTTCGTCGGGCAGGTCCCCCGCGAGGCGGTGCCGGACATCGTCCGGTCGGCGGACGTGGGGCTGGCCCCGCTCGTGAAGGACGAGGGACTCGCCTACGCGATGCCGACGAAGGTGTACGAGTACCTCGGTTGCGCCCGGCCGGCCGTCGTCACCGGCTGTGGCGAACTCGAGCGGTTCGTCGAGGCCTCGGGCGGGGGCCTGCTGGCCGAGAACACCCCAGAGGACATCGCGCGGGCCGTCGACGAACTGCTCGGTGACCACGAACGCCGGGTCCGGATGGGTCGCGAGGGGTACGCGTACGTCTGGGAGCACTACGACCGGCGCAACATCGCGCTGAACTTCGACCGCCACCTCTCGGCGCTCGTCGGGGTGGAGCCCTCCGCACCCGTCTCCGAGCGGTCGGCCCCGGAGGTACTGCCGGCGGCGACGGCCGACGAGACGGCGACCGAGAGCACGGCGTCGGAACTCCGGGCTCGATGA
- a CDS encoding alginate lyase family protein, giving the protein MTDDARLSGLVDPAKLPLLYHTARNMHVRQLTGVAERKLRHAVVPRLPVDFDARYERQVPAETTATPAPLAANTATLRAALPDSLRATYRERATEVAAGAVTFAGHTVQVEDDAGGVDWFGSGVTEPPALYALKLRGFEFLRYLYLGHDAPDECPDAVEAARRWTESWAESEATRVGEPGYLRGAWTPHSVSLRLLNWARFYAWADLETHDREFAALVRHQLWKNARVLENHVEYDLGGNHLIENGAGLAVAGAFLDDDDLWDHGVRVLVDAADQFLADGGHFELSPMYHVLTLTRYLTVLDLCRETGREVTGAVRRVATEGTRFLAAVAGPDGRIPLLNDSVYGEALPADACRRYAEAVGVDPDVVAGRESDPAALEPSGLYWLGSDEDRLLFDGGPVGPPHLPAHSHDDLLAVSLWVDGRPVLTDTGTKSYVAGPARQHARSVAAHNTVQYGDVEPIPVGGSFLMGRRVTPTVRAGGDEGVDWVEGTYRREGDAGEGYRHRRRVFCGGESDASWWLVWDRVTAEAARPVRSRLHVAPGLEVSADTAGDAPEGALVVRPVDAAADTALAHLVPVGAEDVHVGWSPSYPAFGRERERPSVTLRADGRDVSMGVLVSTRPLHSVGVGRERGTASELRVDGSVTRLPRVGPAGE; this is encoded by the coding sequence ATGACCGACGACGCACGCCTCTCGGGGCTCGTCGACCCGGCGAAACTCCCCCTGCTCTACCACACGGCCCGGAACATGCACGTCCGGCAGTTGACCGGGGTCGCCGAGCGCAAGCTCAGACACGCCGTCGTCCCGCGCCTCCCCGTGGACTTCGACGCCCGCTACGAGCGGCAGGTGCCGGCCGAGACGACGGCGACGCCGGCGCCGCTCGCGGCGAACACGGCCACGCTCCGTGCGGCGCTCCCCGACTCGCTCCGCGCGACGTACCGCGAGCGGGCGACCGAGGTGGCCGCTGGCGCGGTGACGTTCGCCGGGCACACGGTCCAGGTCGAGGACGACGCGGGGGGCGTCGACTGGTTCGGCTCCGGCGTGACCGAGCCACCGGCGCTCTACGCGCTGAAACTCAGGGGCTTCGAGTTCCTCCGGTACCTGTACCTCGGTCACGACGCCCCCGACGAGTGCCCCGACGCCGTCGAGGCGGCCCGGCGCTGGACCGAGTCGTGGGCCGAGAGCGAGGCCACCCGCGTCGGCGAACCGGGCTACCTCCGGGGAGCGTGGACACCCCACTCGGTGTCGTTGCGTCTGCTGAACTGGGCGCGGTTCTACGCGTGGGCCGACCTCGAGACGCACGACCGGGAGTTCGCGGCGCTCGTCCGCCACCAGCTGTGGAAGAACGCCCGCGTGCTCGAGAACCACGTCGAGTACGACCTCGGGGGGAACCACCTGATAGAGAACGGCGCCGGCCTCGCCGTGGCAGGCGCGTTCCTCGACGACGACGACCTGTGGGACCACGGGGTCCGCGTGCTCGTCGACGCCGCCGACCAGTTCCTCGCGGACGGCGGCCACTTCGAACTGAGTCCGATGTACCACGTCCTGACGCTGACGCGGTACCTCACCGTCCTCGACCTGTGTCGCGAGACGGGCCGCGAGGTCACCGGTGCGGTCCGGCGCGTCGCCACCGAGGGGACCCGCTTCCTCGCGGCCGTCGCCGGCCCGGACGGCCGCATCCCGCTGCTGAACGACTCGGTGTACGGGGAGGCGCTGCCGGCCGACGCCTGCCGCCGGTACGCCGAGGCGGTCGGCGTCGACCCGGACGTGGTCGCCGGCCGCGAGAGCGACCCCGCCGCGCTGGAGCCGTCGGGGCTCTACTGGCTCGGCTCGGACGAGGACCGCCTGCTGTTCGACGGGGGTCCCGTCGGCCCGCCGCACCTCCCCGCCCACTCGCACGACGACCTCCTCGCCGTGTCGCTCTGGGTCGACGGCCGGCCCGTCCTCACCGACACCGGGACGAAGTCGTACGTCGCGGGGCCGGCCCGGCAGCACGCCCGGAGCGTCGCGGCGCACAACACCGTCCAGTACGGCGACGTCGAACCCATCCCGGTCGGGGGGTCGTTCCTGATGGGCCGACGGGTCACGCCGACGGTCCGGGCGGGGGGTGACGAGGGTGTGGACTGGGTCGAGGGGACCTACCGGCGCGAAGGGGACGCTGGCGAGGGCTACCGGCACCGCCGGCGGGTGTTCTGCGGCGGCGAGTCCGACGCGTCGTGGTGGCTCGTCTGGGACCGCGTGACCGCCGAGGCGGCCCGGCCGGTCCGGAGTCGCCTCCACGTCGCGCCCGGTCTCGAGGTCTCGGCCGACACGGCCGGAGACGCACCCGAGGGGGCGCTGGTGGTCCGCCCGGTGGACGCGGCCGCGGACACGGCGCTGGCACACCTCGTCCCGGTCGGGGCCGAGGACGTACACGTCGGGTGGAGCCCCTCCTACCCCGCGTTCGGCCGGGAGCGCGAGCGGCCGTCGGTCACGCTCCGGGCCGACGGGCGGGACGTCTCGATGGGCGTCCTCGTCTCGACGCGGCCGCTCCACTCGGTCGGCGTCGGCCGCGAGCGGGGGACGGCGAGCGAACTCCGCGTGGACGGGTCGGTCACCCGACTCCCGCGGGTGGGGCCGGCCGGCGAGTGA
- a CDS encoding sensor histidine kinase: MGGHEPDVGPRSWPAGPLDERRAWWELDVEASSLELQQDTSAPTLLGYDVGRFDADSPYLELVHPDDRTLVEEAIAAHIRGERENYEARYRVRAADGEYRHVHAVGRATGWDADGRVTRVAGVLTDVTPRVEHERKLELLRERSQRLMRTRSREEAAKVAVDTADEVIGAPLSSVHLRSASGDRLAATAVVDAVDEIFGEPPVYERDAPSGSRSRVVWDVFESGDPLFLPDVSAHEPLEEGTPAGCVLIHPLGDHGVFIVSAPEPDAFDETERTLVDLLASSLTTSLDRAEREERLRDRERRLERLHEATRDLIRAESSDAVAERVAMAARDVIGFEIAMVRFYDESAGGLVPVAGTASVAELLPERPVFTPESGSLNWEAYESGETRVHDDISDLDVAVDSETGIRSLVIVPLGEYGTLAAADPAPAAFDETDLFLARILATSGEAALEAAERAGELRARRDELERQNERLDEFASVVSHDLRNPLSVLKGSLEIAAETGGQAHVDRALDAVGRMEGLIDDLLTLSRAGESVDERERVALAPLVERSIESVPGPLTADVTVDEDRVLLADTGRLGQLLENLLRNAAEHGSTNAAGADPVRVTVGLLPGGDGFYVADDGPGIQPRERDLVFEHGYSTTDGGTGFGLHIVQRIAEAHGWTVSVTESEPGGARFEVRGVDSLE, encoded by the coding sequence ATGGGGGGCCACGAACCGGACGTAGGGCCACGTTCGTGGCCGGCGGGCCCCCTCGACGAGCGACGGGCGTGGTGGGAACTCGACGTGGAGGCGTCGTCGCTCGAACTCCAGCAGGACACGAGTGCACCGACGCTGCTCGGCTACGACGTCGGCCGGTTCGACGCCGACAGTCCGTACCTCGAGCTGGTCCACCCCGACGACCGGACGCTCGTCGAGGAGGCCATCGCCGCGCACATCCGGGGGGAACGCGAGAACTACGAGGCACGCTACCGGGTCCGGGCCGCCGACGGAGAGTACCGACACGTCCACGCGGTCGGCCGGGCGACCGGCTGGGACGCTGACGGCCGGGTGACCCGCGTGGCCGGCGTCCTCACGGACGTGACACCGCGGGTCGAGCACGAGCGGAAACTGGAGTTGCTCCGCGAGCGCTCGCAGAGGCTGATGCGGACGCGGTCGCGGGAGGAGGCGGCGAAGGTGGCCGTCGACACCGCCGACGAGGTCATCGGCGCGCCGCTGAGCAGCGTCCACCTGCGGTCGGCGTCCGGCGACCGACTGGCTGCGACGGCCGTCGTCGACGCCGTCGACGAGATATTCGGCGAACCTCCCGTCTACGAGCGCGACGCCCCGTCGGGGAGCCGGAGCCGGGTCGTCTGGGACGTCTTCGAGTCCGGCGACCCGCTGTTCCTCCCGGACGTCTCGGCCCACGAGCCGCTGGAGGAGGGCACGCCCGCCGGCTGTGTCCTCATCCACCCGCTCGGTGACCACGGGGTGTTCATCGTCTCCGCGCCGGAGCCCGATGCGTTCGACGAGACCGAGCGGACGCTCGTGGACCTGCTGGCCTCCTCGCTCACGACGTCGCTCGACCGGGCGGAACGCGAGGAGCGGCTCCGCGACCGCGAGCGGCGCCTCGAACGCCTCCACGAGGCCACGCGCGACCTGATACGCGCGGAGTCGAGCGACGCCGTCGCCGAGCGGGTGGCGATGGCGGCCCGCGACGTCATCGGGTTCGAGATCGCGATGGTCCGGTTCTACGACGAGTCGGCGGGCGGCCTGGTCCCCGTCGCGGGCACGGCGTCGGTCGCGGAGCTACTCCCGGAGCGGCCGGTGTTCACCCCCGAGAGCGGGAGCCTCAACTGGGAGGCCTACGAGAGCGGTGAGACGCGGGTCCACGACGACATCAGCGACCTCGACGTCGCCGTGGACTCGGAGACGGGCATCCGGAGTCTCGTCATCGTCCCGCTCGGAGAGTACGGGACGCTCGCGGCGGCCGACCCGGCCCCGGCGGCGTTCGACGAGACCGACCTGTTCCTCGCACGGATCCTCGCCACGTCGGGCGAGGCGGCGCTCGAGGCGGCCGAGCGAGCGGGTGAACTCCGCGCCCGACGCGACGAACTGGAGCGACAGAACGAGCGTCTGGACGAGTTCGCGAGCGTCGTCAGCCACGACCTGCGCAACCCGCTGTCCGTGCTGAAGGGGTCGCTCGAGATCGCCGCCGAGACGGGGGGGCAGGCTCACGTCGACCGGGCGCTGGACGCCGTCGGCCGGATGGAGGGCCTCATCGACGACCTGCTGACGCTCTCGCGGGCGGGCGAGAGCGTCGACGAGCGCGAACGCGTCGCCCTCGCGCCGCTCGTCGAGCGCTCCATCGAGTCGGTCCCCGGCCCGCTGACGGCCGACGTGACCGTCGACGAGGACCGCGTGTTGCTGGCCGACACCGGCCGGCTCGGGCAGTTGCTGGAGAACCTCCTCCGCAACGCCGCGGAGCACGGCTCGACGAACGCTGCCGGCGCCGACCCCGTCCGGGTCACGGTCGGTCTCCTGCCCGGCGGCGACGGGTTCTACGTCGCCGACGACGGTCCCGGTATCCAGCCCCGCGAGCGAGACCTCGTGTTCGAACACGGCTACTCGACGACCGACGGCGGGACCGGGTTCGGCCTCCACATCGTCCAGCGCATCGCCGAGGCCCACGGCTGGACCGTCTCGGTCACCGAGAGCGAGCCCGGGGGCGCCCGCTTCGAGGTGCGTGGCGTCGACTCGCTGGAGTGA
- a CDS encoding nucleoside hydrolase has protein sequence MTRRVIVDTDTAGDDTQALLLACLTDRLDVEAVTVVAGNVPFEYEVENAKYTLSLADSEDVPVYEGAREPLLKEWEYATYVHGEGGLGGELFPDTGIESADGFGPDEIARRCRASPGELTLLCIGPLTNLALAHAREPDLPDLVDEVWVMGGAVNCRGNVTPAAEYNIWVDPDAAKRVFDAFDLTLVDWGLCLEASVLDHETVERVATVDTDLAEFFTTMSESVLEFTRDQQGLEGVTQPDSLAAALLAYPELREATGTYHVDVDEREGLTRGYTSVDVEGVTDGRARTTVIEAADAEGFHAVTMAMLEGGDPDAAF, from the coding sequence ATGACCCGTCGCGTCATCGTCGACACCGACACAGCGGGCGACGACACGCAGGCCCTCCTGCTGGCCTGCCTCACCGACCGCCTCGACGTCGAGGCCGTCACCGTCGTCGCCGGGAACGTCCCGTTCGAGTACGAGGTAGAGAACGCGAAGTACACCCTGTCGCTGGCCGACAGCGAGGACGTCCCCGTCTACGAGGGCGCCCGCGAACCCCTGCTCAAGGAGTGGGAGTACGCCACCTACGTCCACGGCGAGGGCGGCCTCGGCGGCGAGCTGTTCCCCGACACCGGTATCGAGAGCGCCGACGGCTTCGGGCCGGACGAGATAGCGCGGCGCTGTCGGGCGTCCCCCGGCGAACTCACCCTGCTCTGTATCGGCCCCCTGACGAACCTCGCGCTGGCGCACGCCCGCGAACCGGACCTCCCCGACCTCGTCGACGAGGTGTGGGTGATGGGTGGCGCCGTGAACTGCCGTGGGAACGTCACGCCCGCTGCGGAGTACAACATCTGGGTCGACCCGGACGCCGCGAAACGCGTGTTCGACGCGTTCGACCTGACGCTCGTCGACTGGGGGCTGTGTCTGGAGGCCTCGGTACTGGACCACGAGACGGTCGAGCGGGTCGCGACGGTGGACACCGACCTCGCCGAGTTCTTCACGACGATGAGCGAGTCCGTGCTCGAGTTCACCCGCGACCAGCAGGGGCTCGAGGGGGTCACTCAGCCCGACTCGCTGGCGGCCGCCCTGCTCGCGTACCCCGAACTCCGCGAGGCGACCGGCACCTACCACGTCGACGTGGACGAACGCGAGGGGCTCACCCGTGGCTACACGAGCGTGGACGTGGAGGGGGTGACCGACGGCCGCGCGCGGACGACGGTGATAGAGGCGGCCGACGCCGAGGGGTTCCACGCGGTGACGATGGCGATGCTGGAGGGCGGGGACCCCGACGCGGCGTTCTGA
- a CDS encoding PfkB family carbohydrate kinase, with protein sequence MTEPRVASFGSVNVDRVCRVDEETLAALAARYDWFPAAGETRPVDAVPAALDAHVTRTLLGGKGANQAVAAARAETDAVFYGKVGDGDATDPRAELADRGVGTAAVEAVDGPTGTAYVFVGPDGENHIALLEGANGTVDAGYAHAAVPEVREADVLLLQNEVPLAATEALLLALTGQHDRPTVVVDPAPAEGAAALLDYACVDVVTPNEAEAAALADELAAFDGVVCYKHGPAPVEVVAPGDERFTVAPPPADPVDTTGAGDVFAGYLGAELARGTDLHGAVELACVAAACSVEREGVQRAVPAREAVVARHRETAGDRG encoded by the coding sequence ATGACCGAACCGCGGGTCGCCAGTTTCGGGAGCGTGAACGTCGACCGGGTGTGCCGGGTCGACGAGGAGACGCTCGCGGCGCTCGCGGCGCGTTACGACTGGTTCCCGGCGGCCGGGGAGACGCGACCCGTCGACGCGGTGCCGGCCGCCCTCGACGCCCACGTCACGCGCACCCTGCTCGGGGGGAAGGGGGCCAACCAGGCCGTGGCCGCGGCCCGTGCCGAGACCGACGCGGTGTTCTACGGCAAGGTCGGCGACGGAGACGCGACGGACCCGCGCGCGGAACTGGCCGACCGGGGGGTGGGGACGGCCGCCGTCGAGGCCGTCGACGGGCCGACCGGGACTGCCTACGTGTTCGTCGGGCCCGACGGCGAGAACCACATCGCACTCCTCGAGGGCGCGAACGGGACCGTCGACGCGGGCTACGCCCACGCGGCCGTGCCGGAGGTACGCGAGGCGGACGTGCTCCTCCTGCAGAACGAGGTGCCGCTCGCGGCCACCGAGGCGCTCCTGCTCGCGCTGACGGGCCAGCATGACCGACCGACCGTGGTCGTCGACCCGGCACCGGCCGAGGGCGCCGCGGCGCTGCTCGACTACGCCTGCGTGGACGTGGTCACGCCGAACGAGGCCGAGGCGGCCGCACTCGCCGACGAACTCGCGGCGTTCGACGGCGTCGTCTGCTACAAGCACGGCCCGGCCCCCGTCGAGGTGGTCGCCCCCGGAGACGAGCGGTTCACCGTCGCGCCACCGCCCGCCGACCCGGTGGACACGACGGGGGCCGGCGACGTGTTCGCGGGCTACCTCGGGGCCGAACTCGCCCGCGGCACCGACCTCCACGGGGCTGTCGAACTGGCCTGCGTCGCGGCCGCCTGCTCCGTCGAGCGCGAGGGCGTCCAGCGGGCGGTACCGGCCCGCGAGGCGGTGGTGGCCCGGCACCGCGAGACGGCTGGCGACCGGGGGTAG
- a CDS encoding DUF2237 family protein produces MSETPDADGTDADRNVLGGPLEPCGTDPVTGYLRDGHCRHLRRDPGRHEVCAVLTDEFLQFSKARGNDLVTPRPELEFPGLEAGDRWCLCLPRWEEARGAGVAPPVVLEATSEAVLDSLSVETLREYEYDGEDGS; encoded by the coding sequence GTGAGCGAGACGCCCGACGCCGACGGGACCGACGCCGACCGGAACGTCCTCGGCGGCCCCCTCGAACCGTGCGGCACCGACCCCGTGACGGGCTACCTGCGCGACGGCCACTGCCGGCACCTCCGACGTGACCCCGGCCGTCACGAGGTCTGTGCCGTCCTCACCGACGAGTTCCTGCAGTTCTCGAAGGCCCGGGGGAACGACCTCGTGACGCCGCGTCCGGAACTCGAGTTCCCCGGCCTCGAGGCGGGCGACCGCTGGTGTCTCTGTCTCCCCCGCTGGGAGGAGGCCCGCGGGGCGGGGGTCGCGCCCCCGGTGGTCCTCGAGGCGACGAGCGAGGCCGTCCTCGACTCGCTCTCGGTCGAGACGCTGCGAGAGTACGAGTACGACGGCGAGGACGGGTCGTAG
- a CDS encoding S9 family peptidase — protein sequence MDGNVEAGRRPPRPGPDALYGENPTPPQLENGPGWDADPLLVAGSAAYVEGEYLYQDYVYDDHGADTRSLLSLAPSGAEGIWGPFAQPTGDLHYPNDPERYGYNAADLLEFRARPTEDGVAYRVTLNTMLESDAAAVAIGIDTTAGDPGPDHRTDWGYGLGELGAPADHVLVTWGTGAELDGEPLDDDRVSVDLERNQLEVEVPLAPAGETWRHYLAVGLWNPEWRSFKAVAVEPTENVPGGRGRQEDVPPVFNVGFRFDEPCEWDRGDLVTGALDVLTGHAPSSIGEGNWREHGQAMALAARDISGFYADVAFARLESGETDHSGVPETGYLNFLYPSRYDFGEGVDPVENVLRGTIQPYAAYVPETYEGDPVPLTVLLHSLGNCYNQYAVYTPGLLSSLAETTGGIVLIPQSRGPGRWYQREGEIDVFEAWRDLESRYEIDRDRVSVAGYSMGGFGTLMLAGQYPDLFARGFSVVGPPTEDPIEGATAGLCSAPDLLTGTLLGGQNGGWLLSIFNENPESALHVTDNLRHVPLLVWNGAADVLVPVQGPLSFARYLRRHGYRHEIDVFPVDTHLSFAIRDKWHRGPEFLASGRVERMPDRVTYRHVPELDHPDVDLIHDGAYWVHDVHTRGCQSGRIDVTSYARGYVEPERRRYRRVGRRPRQHYAKGVEWVTPATDGSGDPEGRNAIGVRMDCVEHATLYVEEVGIRPDEPLTVRVASDGPATLTLVGSFGAYELAVEGGDHTVRVDSIAAGAVTD from the coding sequence ATGGACGGGAACGTCGAGGCGGGCCGTCGCCCCCCGCGGCCGGGACCGGACGCCCTCTACGGGGAGAACCCGACCCCTCCGCAGCTCGAGAACGGGCCGGGGTGGGACGCCGACCCCCTGCTCGTCGCGGGCAGCGCGGCCTACGTGGAGGGAGAGTACCTCTACCAGGACTACGTCTACGACGACCACGGCGCGGACACGCGGTCGCTGCTGAGCCTCGCCCCCAGCGGTGCCGAGGGCATCTGGGGGCCGTTCGCCCAGCCGACGGGTGACCTCCACTACCCGAACGACCCGGAGCGGTACGGCTACAACGCGGCGGACCTGCTGGAGTTCCGCGCCCGCCCGACCGAGGACGGGGTGGCCTACCGGGTCACGCTGAACACGATGCTCGAGTCGGACGCCGCGGCCGTGGCCATCGGCATCGACACCACCGCTGGCGACCCCGGGCCGGACCACCGCACGGACTGGGGGTACGGCCTCGGCGAGTTGGGCGCGCCGGCCGACCACGTCCTCGTGACGTGGGGGACGGGCGCGGAACTGGACGGTGAACCGCTGGACGACGACCGAGTGTCGGTGGACCTCGAGCGGAACCAGCTGGAGGTGGAGGTGCCGCTCGCCCCCGCCGGTGAGACGTGGCGCCACTACCTCGCCGTCGGCCTCTGGAACCCCGAGTGGAGGTCGTTCAAGGCGGTCGCCGTCGAGCCGACCGAGAACGTCCCCGGCGGTCGCGGCCGGCAGGAGGACGTCCCGCCGGTGTTCAACGTCGGCTTCCGCTTCGACGAGCCGTGCGAGTGGGACCGCGGCGACCTCGTCACCGGGGCCCTCGACGTGCTCACCGGGCACGCGCCGAGTTCGATCGGCGAGGGGAACTGGCGCGAACACGGCCAGGCGATGGCGCTCGCGGCGCGGGACATCTCTGGGTTCTACGCCGACGTGGCGTTCGCGAGACTCGAGTCGGGCGAGACGGACCACTCGGGGGTGCCGGAGACCGGCTACCTCAACTTCCTCTACCCGTCGCGCTACGACTTCGGCGAGGGCGTCGACCCCGTGGAGAACGTGCTCCGCGGGACCATCCAGCCCTACGCCGCGTACGTCCCCGAGACGTACGAGGGTGACCCGGTCCCGCTCACCGTCCTCCTGCACTCGCTGGGCAACTGCTACAACCAGTACGCCGTCTACACGCCCGGGCTCCTCTCGTCGCTCGCGGAGACGACGGGCGGTATCGTCCTGATACCGCAGTCCCGCGGGCCGGGGCGCTGGTACCAGCGCGAGGGGGAGATCGACGTGTTCGAGGCGTGGCGCGACCTCGAGTCCCGGTACGAGATCGACCGGGACCGGGTCTCGGTCGCCGGGTACTCGATGGGCGGGTTCGGCACGCTGATGCTCGCCGGGCAGTACCCCGACCTGTTCGCCCGCGGCTTCTCCGTCGTCGGGCCGCCGACCGAGGACCCCATCGAGGGCGCGACGGCGGGCCTGTGCAGCGCCCCCGACCTGCTGACCGGGACGCTGCTCGGCGGTCAGAACGGCGGCTGGCTCCTCAGCATCTTCAACGAGAACCCCGAGAGCGCGCTCCACGTCACCGACAACCTCCGGCACGTCCCGCTGCTGGTGTGGAACGGTGCGGCGGACGTCCTCGTGCCGGTCCAGGGGCCGCTGAGCTTCGCCCGCTACCTCCGGCGACACGGCTACCGCCACGAGATCGACGTGTTCCCGGTGGACACGCACCTCTCGTTCGCGATCCGGGACAAGTGGCACCGGGGGCCGGAGTTCCTCGCCTCGGGCCGCGTCGAGCGCATGCCCGACCGGGTCACCTACCGGCACGTCCCCGAACTCGACCACCCGGACGTCGACCTGATCCACGACGGGGCCTACTGGGTCCACGACGTCCACACCCGCGGCTGTCAGAGCGGGCGCATCGACGTCACCTCCTACGCCCGGGGGTACGTCGAACCGGAGCGCCGGCGCTACCGGCGGGTCGGGCGCCGCCCGCGACAGCACTACGCGAAGGGTGTCGAGTGGGTGACGCCAGCGACGGACGGGAGCGGCGACCCCGAGGGGCGCAACGCCATCGGCGTCCGGATGGACTGCGTCGAGCACGCCACGCTCTACGTCGAGGAGGTGGGTATCCGGCCGGACGAGCCGCTCACGGTGCGTGTCGCGAGCGACGGCCCGGCGACGCTGACGCTGGTGGGGTCGTTCGGCGCCTACGAACTCGCGGTGGAGGGGGGCGACCACACGGTTCGAGTCGACTCCATCGCGGCCGGTGCGGTCACCGACTGA
- a CDS encoding CBS domain-containing protein: MQDIFAARIMTTDLHTVSPETLVEDAANEMLANEIGSVVVVDEEHQPQGILTTTDFVRIVAERKPKDETPVSAYMSESVLTGSAQDSIREVADRLVTYGIHHLPIVDETEGLIGMVTTTDLAAYLADVEAPTAV; this comes from the coding sequence ATGCAGGATATCTTCGCAGCCCGGATCATGACGACCGACCTCCACACCGTCTCGCCGGAGACGCTGGTCGAGGACGCCGCCAACGAGATGCTCGCCAACGAGATCGGGTCGGTCGTGGTCGTCGACGAGGAGCACCAGCCACAGGGTATCCTGACGACGACGGACTTCGTCCGCATCGTCGCCGAGCGCAAACCGAAGGACGAGACCCCCGTCTCCGCGTACATGAGCGAGAGCGTGCTCACCGGCTCCGCGCAGGACTCCATCCGCGAGGTGGCCGACCGACTCGTCACCTACGGCATCCACCACCTCCCCATCGTCGACGAGACGGAGGGGCTCATCGGGATGGTGACGACGACGGACCTCGCGGCCTACCTCGCCGACGTGGAGGCACCCACGGCGGTCTGA